Proteins from a single region of Bacteroidales bacterium:
- a CDS encoding phosphotransferase produces MNQIIENLSRLFHQWSGIEPEQVTPLQQSGSYRRYFRMTGRGKTAIGAYYDQLAENRAFISFTQHFFDFGLSVPEIYLVNEDYTCYLLEDLGDKILFDHLNEIRQKAGFGDEMKETYKQILDELIRFQMIAGKTIDFSLSHPAPVFDAQAYLWDLNYFKYNFLKLANIPFDEFCLEQNFHKLTELLLSADHSFFVYRDFQSRNIMLKEKQLYFIDYQGGRKGALHYDVASLLFQARAEIPLEVREELIDHYILQAGKIEPESVKDFRTHFYNFAMIRVLQTLGAYGFRGLHERKRHFLESIPLALNNVRWLLENNKIPDELPEIKRCLLATLESKTLRQMTHPSLTLQINSFSYKRGIPADLSGNGGGFVFDCRALPNPGRYAEYVHLTGIDQPVRDFLQNYPEVTDFIESAYQMVKQAVDVYSERGFTNLMVNFGCTGGRHRSVYCADKLSEKLTGTSGVDVQLRHREQE; encoded by the coding sequence ATGAACCAGATTATCGAAAATTTAAGTCGTTTGTTTCATCAATGGTCGGGTATTGAACCCGAACAGGTCACTCCTTTGCAGCAATCCGGCTCCTACCGGCGCTATTTCAGGATGACCGGCAGAGGCAAAACCGCAATCGGCGCCTATTATGATCAGTTAGCCGAAAACAGGGCATTCATTTCTTTTACGCAGCACTTTTTTGATTTTGGGTTAAGTGTTCCTGAAATTTACCTGGTGAATGAAGATTATACATGCTACCTTTTGGAGGATTTAGGGGATAAAATTTTATTCGATCATCTGAATGAAATCCGGCAAAAAGCAGGATTTGGCGATGAAATGAAAGAAACCTATAAACAGATTCTCGACGAACTGATCCGCTTTCAGATGATTGCGGGAAAAACAATTGATTTTTCCCTCAGCCATCCGGCGCCGGTATTTGATGCACAAGCCTATCTCTGGGATCTCAATTATTTCAAATACAACTTCCTGAAACTGGCCAATATCCCGTTTGATGAGTTTTGCCTTGAACAGAATTTTCACAAGTTAACCGAACTCCTTCTTTCCGCCGATCATTCTTTTTTTGTGTACCGCGATTTTCAGTCCCGTAATATCATGTTAAAAGAAAAACAGCTTTATTTTATTGATTACCAGGGAGGCCGGAAAGGAGCGCTGCACTATGATGTAGCTTCTCTTTTGTTTCAGGCACGGGCTGAAATTCCTTTAGAGGTAAGGGAGGAGTTAATTGATCATTACATTTTGCAGGCCGGAAAAATTGAGCCCGAAAGTGTAAAAGATTTCCGTACGCATTTTTACAACTTCGCAATGATTCGCGTTTTGCAAACACTTGGTGCTTACGGCTTCAGGGGGTTGCATGAGCGGAAGCGCCATTTTCTCGAGAGCATTCCCCTGGCTTTGAACAATGTCAGGTGGCTGCTAGAAAACAACAAAATTCCGGATGAGCTTCCGGAAATCAAACGCTGCTTGTTGGCCACCCTCGAAAGTAAAACCCTCAGACAAATGACACATCCTTCGCTAACCCTTCAAATCAACAGTTTTTCCTACAAACGTGGGATTCCGGCTGACTTATCCGGAAATGGCGGTGGGTTTGTTTTCGATTGCAGAGCGCTGCCAAATCCTGGTCGTTATGCTGAATATGTCCACCTGACCGGAATAGACCAGCCGGTGAGAGATTTTCTGCAAAATTACCCGGAGGTGACTGATTTCATCGAAAGCGCTTACCAGATGGTAAAACAGGCTGTGGATGTTTACTCTGAGCGGGGCTTCACCAATCTGATGGTAAATTTTGGCTGTACCGGTGGCCGGCATCGCTCGGTCTATTGTGCTGATAAGCTCTCAGAAAAACTGACGGGCACTTCCGGTGTTGATGTTCAGCTCCGACACCGTGAACAAGAATAA
- a CDS encoding T9SS type A sorting domain-containing protein — MKKLNLFLLMLLLVTFSTTLSAQWLYSLPQPFTDSPSHKANAHLGYAYGLGWIVLWEQYTDTTSTAIWYKKYLTGDDPVELIAEPGIHFRRPTLISNWNDNSALVIFEKVSNGKSQLYTIEVGNNGYQSDTIPFWTSGYQNHELTTTEYFWVAWNSDEYLLASKKIYVNGVWTFSAPDTVAFGEISQPNFEISNWRLYWIEKDSLEDHIAYALYSYSSGWGAPQTLIAEPEISKKNTRWTHDGVVSWSYKNDEQWQINNYQYDYNSGEFYPLNLIEDEPFDFAVWSAPAISKSDIFELNFYTLAYPKVVGDYKELFAYEHWWGSGESYQLSFLNTECRNPSYHDGEPESDYAIYVYLIWEAEIEGFWQLYYSRFSFGWSNVEEHQLLSEVTISPNPAASHIFIQNQKEIPILISIYDTKGILIYENQSSSIEASVPVHNWPRGLYVVNILSGSSQLSKKIVLK, encoded by the coding sequence ATGAAAAAATTAAACCTTTTCCTGCTCATGCTTCTGCTTGTAACCTTTTCCACTACATTGTCGGCGCAATGGCTTTACTCACTCCCGCAGCCATTTACCGATTCACCCTCACACAAAGCAAATGCGCACCTGGGATATGCCTATGGACTTGGTTGGATTGTTTTGTGGGAGCAATACACTGACACTACTTCAACAGCCATTTGGTACAAAAAATACCTTACGGGCGATGACCCCGTTGAATTAATCGCCGAGCCTGGAATACATTTCAGGCGACCAACTTTGATTTCAAATTGGAATGATAACTCAGCTTTGGTAATTTTTGAAAAAGTCAGCAATGGTAAAAGTCAGCTTTATACCATCGAAGTTGGCAACAACGGCTATCAGTCTGATACCATACCATTTTGGACATCAGGTTACCAAAATCACGAACTCACCACCACAGAATATTTTTGGGTAGCCTGGAATTCGGATGAATATCTTCTTGCATCCAAAAAGATTTATGTTAACGGGGTATGGACATTTTCTGCTCCCGACACCGTTGCTTTTGGCGAAATCAGCCAACCTAATTTCGAAATATCGAACTGGAGGTTATACTGGATTGAAAAGGATTCGCTGGAGGATCATATAGCGTACGCACTATATTCATATTCATCAGGTTGGGGGGCGCCTCAAACATTAATCGCTGAACCGGAGATTAGCAAAAAAAATACACGATGGACGCATGATGGTGTGGTATCATGGTCTTACAAAAATGACGAACAATGGCAAATCAACAATTATCAGTATGATTACAATTCCGGGGAGTTTTATCCATTAAATCTGATCGAAGATGAACCTTTTGACTTTGCTGTTTGGTCAGCGCCAGCTATTAGTAAATCAGACATTTTTGAACTGAACTTTTACACATTGGCCTATCCAAAAGTGGTGGGCGACTACAAAGAATTATTCGCTTATGAACATTGGTGGGGAAGCGGAGAATCCTACCAGTTAAGTTTTTTAAACACCGAATGCCGGAACCCTTCATATCATGACGGAGAACCTGAATCAGACTATGCCATTTATGTTTATCTGATTTGGGAAGCCGAAATCGAAGGCTTTTGGCAATTGTATTATTCCCGGTTTTCTTTTGGCTGGAGTAATGTTGAAGAACATCAGTTGTTATCTGAGGTAACCATCTCGCCAAATCCTGCAGCCAGCCATATTTTCATTCAAAATCAAAAAGAAATTCCGATTTTAATCAGTATTTATGATACTAAAGGAATCCTGATTTATGAAAATCAAAGTAGTTCAATTGAGGCGTCCGTCCCGGTTCATAATTGGCCAAGAGGACTTTACGTTGTCAACATCCTCAGCGGCAGCAGTCAGCTTTCCAAAAAAATAGTCCTGAAATAA
- a CDS encoding TlpA family protein disulfide reductase — protein MKSISNYLIIIAIAAMFAACAGESKPVGEQAATQEQAPNQTIVAEKQIQSAEQQTQALPGTQPQATASAQTPQTTITQPPQNQTASGSTSGEIIIGNEIGNDLGDFVNYSPDSTLLKLSSLRGKLVMVVLWNSLCHHCVVDNEKLRESYNKFNNKNFKHGKGFEIYTIGLDKERETWIQALNEKKYPWKNNVYVIDSWKDRDVRFFGIKNLPGYFLIDRDGIVVNKMFTADELDGILQGYLVN, from the coding sequence ATGAAAAGTATCTCAAATTATTTGATAATCATTGCAATTGCTGCCATGTTTGCTGCATGCGCCGGTGAAAGCAAACCGGTCGGCGAACAAGCAGCTACTCAGGAGCAAGCGCCCAATCAAACTATTGTTGCTGAGAAACAAATACAATCTGCTGAACAGCAAACCCAGGCTTTGCCGGGCACACAGCCACAGGCTACTGCATCAGCTCAGACACCGCAAACAACCATTACCCAGCCTCCACAAAATCAAACTGCCTCCGGCAGCACTTCTGGCGAAATTATCATTGGTAACGAAATTGGCAACGACCTTGGCGATTTTGTGAATTACAGCCCCGACAGCACATTGCTGAAGTTGAGCAGTCTGCGTGGAAAACTTGTGATGGTTGTGCTCTGGAACTCACTTTGTCATCACTGCGTTGTTGACAATGAAAAACTTCGTGAGAGCTACAACAAGTTCAACAATAAAAATTTTAAGCATGGGAAAGGTTTCGAGATTTATACCATAGGACTTGACAAAGAGCGCGAAACATGGATCCAGGCTTTGAATGAAAAGAAATATCCCTGGAAAAACAATGTGTATGTGATTGATAGCTGGAAAGACCGTGATGTCCGCTTTTTCGGGATTAAAAACCTGCCGGGCTATTTTCTCATTGACCGTGATGGAATTGTTGTCAATAAAATGTTCACGGCTGATGAACTGGACGGGATTCTTCAGGGTTATCTGGTGAATTAG
- a CDS encoding 30S ribosomal protein S20, giving the protein MANHKSALKRIRANKIKQMRNRYHAKTMRNAIKKFRSLNDPEAAKEQFPKLVSIIDKNAKRNIIHKNKASNLKSKLSKKLVVTVAE; this is encoded by the coding sequence ATGGCAAATCATAAATCCGCTTTAAAAAGAATCAGGGCAAACAAGATCAAGCAAATGCGCAATCGCTACCATGCCAAGACCATGCGCAATGCAATTAAGAAATTCAGATCGCTTAACGATCCTGAAGCAGCTAAAGAACAATTCCCAAAGCTGGTTTCGATCATTGACAAGAACGCCAAGCGTAACATTATTCACAAGAACAAAGCTTCCAACCTGAAATCGAAGTTGTCGAAAAAATTGGTTGTTACTGTTGCTGAGTAA
- the radC gene encoding DNA repair protein RadC, whose amino-acid sequence MDENTQRASIKNWSEDDRPREKLLLKGKGSLSDAELIAILIASGNKDESAVDLSKRILKSVDNNLIELSKLTVNDLKKFKGIGEAKAITIAAAMELGNRRRGAEVMDRKRIITSHDAFEVMQMHIGDPNYEYFFVILLNQAGKIIRTLNISEGGITGTVVDPKKVFKLAIENNATSIILGHNHPSGSVLPSEQDKKLTIKIKEAGKFLEIAVLDHVIIGSEQYYSFADSGEM is encoded by the coding sequence ATGGACGAAAACACCCAAAGAGCCTCCATCAAAAATTGGTCGGAAGACGACCGGCCACGGGAGAAGCTGCTCCTGAAAGGTAAAGGATCGCTAAGCGATGCTGAATTGATCGCTATTTTGATTGCTTCAGGAAACAAGGATGAATCGGCGGTTGACCTCTCCAAACGAATATTGAAAAGCGTTGACAATAACCTGATCGAACTGTCAAAGCTGACCGTGAATGACCTGAAGAAATTTAAGGGAATAGGTGAAGCCAAAGCCATAACCATAGCTGCAGCGATGGAACTTGGCAATCGTCGCCGAGGCGCCGAAGTAATGGACAGGAAAAGAATCATAACCAGCCACGACGCCTTTGAAGTAATGCAGATGCACATTGGCGATCCAAACTACGAGTACTTTTTTGTGATCTTGCTCAATCAGGCCGGAAAGATCATCAGAACGCTGAACATCAGCGAAGGCGGGATTACAGGAACTGTAGTTGATCCGAAAAAAGTATTTAAACTTGCTATCGAAAACAATGCTACTTCAATCATACTCGGACATAATCACCCCTCCGGGAGTGTTTTGCCAAGCGAACAGGATAAAAAACTGACCATTAAAATTAAGGAAGCAGGAAAGTTTCTTGAAATCGCTGTACTCGACCATGTCATCATTGGTTCAGAACAATACTATTCTTTTGCCGACAGCGGTGAAATGTAA
- a CDS encoding polysaccharide deacetylase family protein yields MILVYTPRITKRIGYIFKLYFDQILATNYEMTSNMETFRSFHGAKINYSKEHAEGCLHFFPAELLFKTGIEGQELSVFTYNGIKAFYPVHDHTSVFPFDPFAAAFYLVTRYEEYLPYKKDRFGRFDAIESFSAKNDFLQKPLINIWAYQIRDLLKEKFPGLRFRKRQFRFRPTLDIDSAYAFLHKGVVRNVAATGRNIFNLDFKEIKERFRVLVGRQEDPFDTYDFQLSLQKEFHLHPIYFILMADYGEFDKNLPVNNANFQRLIKSLADYAEVGIHPSFGANTSFQRLNTEVNRLSGILNREITKSRQHFLRLNFPVTYRNLIQADITDDYTMGYASLPGFRAGICDTYYFYDLDLETETMLRVHPFAVMDGTLKDYVQKEPAESLEIIREIIDEVKAVDGTFISLWHNESLNDLKRWEGWQALYVEMIRYAVG; encoded by the coding sequence ATGATCCTTGTCTATACACCACGAATCACCAAGAGGATAGGCTACATTTTTAAACTCTATTTTGATCAGATACTGGCCACTAACTATGAGATGACTTCGAACATGGAAACATTCCGGTCATTCCATGGCGCCAAAATCAATTATTCAAAAGAACATGCTGAAGGCTGCCTTCATTTTTTTCCTGCCGAATTACTCTTCAAGACGGGCATCGAAGGCCAGGAATTGAGCGTCTTTACGTACAATGGGATCAAAGCTTTTTACCCCGTTCATGATCATACATCCGTTTTCCCGTTCGATCCCTTTGCGGCGGCATTTTACCTTGTGACCCGTTACGAGGAGTATCTTCCTTACAAAAAGGATCGTTTTGGCCGGTTTGATGCCATCGAAAGTTTTTCGGCTAAAAACGACTTTCTGCAAAAGCCTTTGATCAACATTTGGGCTTATCAGATCAGAGATTTGTTAAAAGAAAAATTTCCCGGACTCAGGTTCAGGAAACGCCAGTTTCGTTTCAGGCCAACCCTTGACATTGATTCGGCTTACGCATTTTTACACAAAGGTGTCGTAAGGAATGTTGCCGCTACCGGGCGTAATATTTTTAACCTTGATTTTAAAGAAATCAAAGAACGTTTCAGGGTGCTGGTCGGGCGACAGGAAGACCCTTTTGATACGTACGACTTTCAACTTTCTCTTCAAAAGGAGTTTCACCTGCACCCGATATATTTTATTTTGATGGCTGATTATGGTGAATTTGACAAGAATTTGCCAGTGAACAATGCCAACTTTCAACGACTGATCAAATCGTTGGCTGATTATGCTGAAGTTGGGATTCATCCTTCATTCGGCGCCAATACAAGTTTTCAGCGCCTCAACACAGAGGTAAACCGTCTTTCGGGCATACTGAACCGCGAGATTACCAAAAGCCGGCAACACTTTCTCAGGCTTAACTTTCCGGTAACCTACCGAAACCTGATTCAAGCTGATATTACCGATGATTACACCATGGGTTATGCCTCGCTGCCCGGCTTCCGTGCCGGCATCTGTGATACGTATTATTTTTATGATCTTGATCTGGAAACCGAAACCATGCTTCGCGTGCACCCCTTTGCTGTGATGGATGGTACATTGAAAGATTACGTGCAAAAGGAACCGGCAGAATCACTGGAAATCATCCGCGAAATCATTGATGAAGTAAAGGCGGTGGATGGAACATTTATCAGTCTGTGGCACAACGAGTCACTCAATGATCTGAAACGATGGGAGGGGTGGCAGGCGTTGTATGTGGAAATGATCAGGTACGCTGTTGGCTGA
- a CDS encoding DNA polymerase III subunit gamma/tau, whose amino-acid sequence MDNFIVSARKYRPATFDTVVGQDHITTTLKNAIRNQQLAQAFLFTGPRGVGKTTCARIFAKTINCLNLDENIEPCNACDSCLSFNRSASFNIFELDAASNNSVEDIRSLVDQVRIPPQSVRYKVYIIDEVHMLSSQAFNAFLKTLEEPPEYAKFILATTEKHKIIPTILSRCQIYDFKRITVKDIARHLAFVASKEGVQAEEEALQVIAYKADGALRDALSIFDQLVSFAGKELHYELVVEHLNVLDYDYYFKVTDFLLQGNIFESLLTFNKVIESGFDGQHFISGLGAHLRDLLVCTDKKTIELLEVGEKIKERYLAQASKCSPTFLIKALDIIQKTDFGYKMSNSKRLHIEIALMQLASINDLDLANNRPLQAVAPPEKKTEVISAQLKPTQPPPPKPSLQAVTTNPAIAPEVPANPANQNKVNEPAKPTFIPSTISIKDDVSQTKDSPESEEIETFDFESEEFLNARKIQPEQLQQTWTEYANKIAPSHPNLYSTLIAAKPEISDDFEITFEVSNSLQQREIYAQKMDLITFLREELNNNFVRIKVNVNAIAVQVRPYKPEEVYQHFVEKNPVVGELKQKFGLTLEY is encoded by the coding sequence ATGGACAACTTCATTGTATCTGCCCGAAAATACAGGCCTGCCACCTTCGATACCGTGGTTGGACAGGATCATATTACTACCACCCTGAAAAACGCCATCCGTAACCAGCAGTTGGCCCAGGCTTTTTTATTCACCGGACCGAGAGGTGTAGGAAAAACCACATGCGCCCGCATTTTTGCAAAGACCATCAACTGCCTGAACCTGGACGAAAACATAGAACCTTGCAATGCCTGCGACTCCTGTCTTTCTTTTAACCGCAGTGCTTCGTTTAATATTTTTGAACTGGATGCCGCCTCAAACAATTCAGTGGAGGACATTCGCAGCCTGGTTGACCAGGTCAGGATTCCACCGCAATCGGTACGCTACAAGGTCTATATCATTGATGAGGTACACATGTTGTCGTCGCAGGCTTTCAATGCTTTTCTGAAAACTTTGGAAGAGCCGCCTGAATATGCGAAATTCATCCTTGCCACCACCGAAAAGCACAAGATTATCCCGACCATCCTCTCCCGTTGCCAGATTTACGACTTCAAACGGATTACGGTGAAGGACATCGCCCGTCATCTCGCTTTTGTGGCCAGCAAAGAAGGCGTACAGGCCGAAGAAGAAGCGTTGCAGGTGATTGCCTACAAAGCCGATGGCGCCCTGCGCGACGCCCTTTCAATTTTCGATCAGCTGGTCAGTTTTGCTGGTAAGGAATTGCACTATGAGCTAGTTGTGGAGCATCTCAACGTACTGGATTACGATTACTATTTCAAGGTTACCGATTTTCTGCTCCAGGGAAATATTTTTGAAAGTCTGCTCACCTTTAATAAAGTGATCGAATCGGGTTTCGACGGGCAGCATTTTATTTCCGGACTGGGAGCCCACCTTCGCGATCTGCTGGTTTGTACGGATAAAAAAACCATTGAACTGCTTGAAGTTGGCGAAAAAATCAAAGAGCGCTACCTGGCCCAAGCTTCAAAATGTTCTCCCACCTTCCTGATCAAGGCACTCGACATCATTCAGAAAACAGATTTTGGTTACAAAATGAGCAACAGCAAGCGGCTACACATCGAAATCGCGCTGATGCAACTGGCTTCGATTAATGACCTGGACCTTGCGAACAACAGACCTTTGCAGGCAGTTGCACCACCGGAAAAAAAAACTGAAGTAATTTCCGCTCAGTTAAAACCCACCCAACCACCGCCACCCAAACCTTCTTTGCAAGCAGTAACGACTAACCCTGCAATTGCTCCTGAAGTTCCAGCAAACCCTGCAAATCAAAACAAAGTTAATGAACCGGCTAAACCAACATTTATCCCCTCCACTATTTCGATTAAGGATGATGTGAGCCAAACCAAAGACAGCCCGGAAAGTGAAGAAATTGAAACCTTTGATTTCGAATCAGAGGAATTTTTGAATGCTCGGAAAATCCAACCCGAACAACTACAGCAAACGTGGACAGAATATGCCAATAAGATTGCTCCCAGCCATCCAAATCTGTATAGCACCCTGATTGCTGCCAAACCCGAAATCAGCGATGATTTTGAGATCACTTTCGAGGTGAGCAACTCGTTACAGCAAAGAGAAATTTATGCACAAAAGATGGACTTAATCACATTTCTTCGTGAAGAACTCAACAACAATTTTGTCAGGATTAAGGTGAATGTGAATGCCATCGCTGTGCAGGTGAGGCCTTACAAGCCGGAAGAAGTTTATCAGCATTTTGTCGAAAAGAATCCTGTGGTAGGAGAACTGAAACAGAAATTTGGGCTGACACTTGAATATTGA
- a CDS encoding SLC13/DASS family transporter produces the protein MKMKSFISFVIAPLISLYLIFFIELDPGNPLVTATLAIALLMAVWWITEVVPLAVTSLIPVVLYPLLGIMSGKAVSLVYFNDVIFLFLGGFILALAMQRWNLHRRIALRILAITGMGPGRILLGFMLATAFLSMWISNTATTMMMVPILLSITNKMEETSCDDSVKKYSIGLLLGVAYSASIGGMATLVGTPPNPLFVSIFHIYFPEAPEISFSRWLMFALPIVLVIFMVAWLYIYLIYKPKSESLTGLDRQTLRGQLKEIGPMRFEEKVVLVNFIAVAVLWLFRADIDFGRLIIPGWSRLLPFSNYITDGTVAIFIAILLFVLPSKTDGSTRIMNWKTAEDIPWNIILLFGGGFALASGFKESGLSGWIGGQLIWVADYHILAVILFIALLMTFLTELTSNTATTEMILPILAGISISAGINPLLLMIPATLSASMAFMLPVATPPNAIIFATNRLRVLDMVKAGLFLNLIGAVIITLMTYLLGIWVFDIDLSAMPDWAIFSG, from the coding sequence ATGAAAATGAAGTCGTTTATTAGTTTTGTAATTGCACCGCTGATTTCACTTTACCTGATCTTTTTTATTGAACTTGACCCGGGCAATCCTTTGGTCACAGCCACCCTTGCAATAGCGTTGCTGATGGCCGTCTGGTGGATTACAGAAGTGGTTCCACTTGCCGTAACATCACTCATCCCGGTTGTGCTTTACCCATTGCTTGGGATTATGAGCGGAAAAGCTGTGTCGCTGGTTTATTTTAATGATGTTATTTTCCTCTTTTTGGGAGGGTTTATCCTTGCTCTTGCCATGCAACGGTGGAATCTTCACCGGAGAATTGCACTGAGAATATTGGCTATCACCGGGATGGGGCCTGGAAGGATTTTGCTTGGTTTTATGCTTGCCACTGCTTTTTTGTCGATGTGGATTTCAAACACTGCAACTACCATGATGATGGTTCCAATCCTCCTTTCGATTACCAATAAAATGGAGGAAACCTCCTGCGATGACAGCGTAAAAAAATACAGTATCGGACTCCTACTTGGTGTTGCCTATAGCGCTTCGATAGGTGGAATGGCCACATTAGTCGGAACACCCCCAAATCCCCTGTTTGTAAGTATTTTCCATATCTATTTTCCAGAAGCCCCCGAAATCTCTTTCTCACGATGGCTCATGTTTGCACTTCCTATTGTTTTAGTTATCTTTATGGTAGCCTGGCTTTATATTTACCTGATCTATAAACCAAAAAGTGAGAGTTTGACCGGGCTTGACAGGCAAACACTGCGCGGTCAGCTAAAAGAAATCGGCCCCATGCGTTTTGAGGAAAAAGTTGTACTGGTCAATTTTATAGCTGTGGCAGTTCTATGGCTATTCAGGGCTGATATCGACTTTGGCCGTTTGATCATTCCCGGGTGGAGCAGGCTGTTGCCTTTCAGCAATTACATCACCGATGGAACCGTGGCTATTTTTATTGCCATACTTCTTTTCGTTTTACCATCAAAAACGGATGGCTCCACAAGGATCATGAACTGGAAAACTGCCGAAGATATCCCCTGGAATATCATTTTGTTGTTTGGAGGTGGCTTTGCGCTCGCTTCCGGTTTTAAAGAATCCGGCTTGTCGGGCTGGATTGGCGGGCAGTTGATCTGGGTGGCCGATTACCATATTCTGGCTGTGATCCTGTTCATCGCCTTACTGATGACCTTTTTAACCGAGCTTACTTCCAACACTGCCACCACCGAAATGATTCTCCCCATCCTTGCCGGCATTAGTATTTCGGCCGGTATCAATCCTTTGCTGTTGATGATCCCCGCCACCCTGTCTGCATCCATGGCTTTTATGCTGCCGGTGGCCACACCTCCAAACGCCATCATCTTCGCCACCAACCGGTTGCGTGTGTTGGATATGGTCAAAGCGGGACTTTTCCTCAATCTTATCGGAGCGGTGATCATCACACTGATGACGTATCTGCTCGGGATTTGGGTATTTGATATTGACTTGAGTGCGATGCCGGATTGGGCTATTTTTAGCGGCTAA